A stretch of DNA from Flavobacteriaceae bacterium MAR_2009_75:
CACCTTTTTTCACCAAATTTTTTTGATTGAAGACTTTCAAGCAATTATTACAATCACTTGAGATTTTTTCAAATTCTGTTTTTATCCATCGTCGAGCAGCGCCAATCCCCCTAGTATCAGAAATAGTATCACTTAAGGTATGCCGAGTTCCAAAATTTGCGAGAGTTGTAATATCCGCCTGTATACGATCGGCCGATATGTCATCGATAATTTTATAAATGTCTTTATCAGACTGTGAAAAGATTGATATCAAGCAGAGAAAAAATAGATGAAATAAAACTAATTTTTTTGTCATTTCTCATAATTTATTTGTGATTGCGAAGATGTATCAAGCCGAATATGGGGCCTATAGCTAAAATAACAAATGCATACTCGGCACGGAAAGTTTTCGAGAGCAGCGATATCAATTCGATACTTAAAATACTTATAATGTAACCTAAACAATTGACCAAAGTTAGCGCGGTGCCTCTTAAGTCCACAGGAACTGCCGATGCTACCATACTTGAAAATTGTGGAGAATCAGCTGCCACCATAAAGCCCCACAAAGCGAAAAGTGTCAAGTAAAGATAGGCGGGAAGATGGTAAAAAATGGGAGAGAACATACAGCACAACCCCGAGACGAGAAGGGTTAAAAATGCCACCTGTTTGCTACCATGTGTTATTGAAAAATAACCCCCTATAATACAACCCAGGCCTCCTGCTGCAATCAAAAGTGAAGTGTAAAACGGTACATAGAGTGCTTCACCAGAAATACTATTAAAAGTCGAAATGGCAAAAGGCAAGAACCCCCAAAAGGCATACAGCTCCCACATATGGCCAAAATAGCCGAAAGCAGCTTTTCTGAAATTGATAATTTTAAAAAGTTCGGGCCCCGCTTTTAATCTTAACTTTTTACCTTTTTTTCTAAATGGTCCATCAGGTACGGACAACCATAGTAGAACCCCACCCAATATTGTAAAAATTGACGTAGCTTGAACTACCGACTCATAATTGCCCCATTGTAGACTCTTTATAAAGTATGGAAGAGATTTTCCGAAAACTAGGGCACCTACTAAATATCCCATAGCTAAACCTAGACCTTTTTCATAATAGTCCGCCGCTATTTTCATTCCTATAGGATAAATACCGGCCAAGAAAAATCCCGTACCAAAACGTGCTCCTAGAAGTCCTATTTTTGAAATATCTCCCACGAGTAGTAGTATGTTACTCCCAGCGGCAAGAATAGCGCAGACCAAAAATACTTTTGATGGTGAGAAACGATCGGCAATCGTCAAAAGCGCAAAGGTCAGCGTGCCTAAAATGAAACCGAATTGTACAGAAGAAAGAATATACCCGACTAGTTCACTACCGAAACCTGTAACTTGGGCTAATTCATTTACAATCGAGTTGCCGGCAAACCATACCGATGTACAAGCAAATTGGGCAATAATAATTATGGGTAGTATATGCTTTTTGGGCTTCAATCGGGTTGGTTCAGAATGGATTTCTACTGCAATTTTAACACTTATTCAACTATGGGCGGCAACTATCATAGGTTTACTTTTTTACTTTGTCGTCAATTATGTTAGCCATTACAGTACTTTACTTGATTTAATGTGCCGATTTAAAATGGAAAGAAGCGTATCATATATTATAAATAAAAAAACGAGGACCGATAAAAGTGGCCCTCGTTAATTAAAATTGTTCTTCCTGTGAAAACTTCCGTTTTAGGGTTTACTTCATTCAATATATAAAACGGTTAAGTAAAGCTCTTACATTTTTCACACTTTCCACATAATACCTAGCATTGGTCTTTTGTCTCCCGACCTTGACGGTAATCGAGTCTTTAGGCAACTCCATAAACATAAATTCATCCGTCCAATCATCACCAATGGCAAATACAAAGTCGTAGTTCTGTTCGGCATACATACGCATGGCAGCACGGCCCTTGTTTACATTACTACTCTTTATTTCCATTACTTTATTACCATTAAGAACGCTTAAATCGTCAGTACCGATTAAACTGGTCAACACGGTATTTAGCTCAGTAGCTCTTTTTTGTCCGAAATCGGGATCTGTATTTCTATAATGCCAAGCTAGTGAATAATTCTTTTCTTCTATGAAACTTCCGGGTGTTCTATCTACAAACGATTCAAGTACTGGAAGTATTTTTTCCATCCAGTCTTTTTTAACTTTCTCCAACATTTTAAATTCTTCACCTCCCCTTGAAATCCAAACTCCATGTTCAACGATCATATTATATTTTTTGGGCAAAAACCATTTGGTAAAGGTTTCTTTATCGCGACCGCTGATCAAGAACATTTCGGTGTTTTCTTGTGATGAGATACTGTCTAAAAGCTTATACAGTTCTTCATCGGGCGAGGCCTTTTGGGGGTCTTTGTGAAAACCTGCCAGCGTACCGTCATAGTCAATGAACAATAGACGCTTGTTCGATACCTTGTAGTCATCAACTATGGTGTTCATCAAATCTACAGATAACTTTCTAGCCACATGGCTAAAGTCTTTTCCTTTTTGATTGAGTAATGAATCCATAAAATCATTGGCCCATTTTTCAACATTATAACGTGCCAATCGCTTCTGTAAAACGGTGTTTCTTTCTTGTTGTTCTTCTTTGGGCATTGTTATCGCCTCTCGAAGGGCGTCGGCCGTTTGTTCGAAATTATTTGGGTTAATTAAAAGTGCCTCGTTCATTTCATTGGCCGAACCTGCCATCTCACTTAAGATTAAGACACCGGTCTGGTCTGTTCGTGTGGCGATATATTCTTTTGCAACCAAGTTCATACCATCTCGTATGGGGGTAAGCCATGCTATATCACAGGTGGTATAGAGATCGATGAGATTCTCAAAGGGCATCGATCGATAAAAATACCAAATCGGCGTCCAGCTTACGGTAGAGAACTCACCATTTATGCGACCTACCAATTCGTCTATTTCCCGTTTTAGCAATTGATATTGGGGTACATTTGATCTTGACGGTACAGCTAAAATTATCAGTCTGACCTTTTCTTTATATTCGGGGTACTTATTTAAAAAGTATTCAAATGCATTGAGTCTTTTGGCAATGCCCTTAGTATAATCAAGCCTATCGATAGAAAGAAAAAATTTCGCTTCTGGATCTGCACTTTTATGTTTATAAAGTCTCTGTTGTAGTTCTGATTGATTATCGGACGTGGTGCTCTCGTTCTTTTTAGCGGCTTCATTAAATTTTTTATAATCAATACCCATCGGAAAAGAATCTACCTTGATAACCCTGTCGTCGAGATGAATATCATTAAAGCTCACCTCAAGGCCCAACAATCTTCTCGCCGAACTTAAAAAGTGTCTTTCATAATCATAGGTGTGAAACCCGATGAGATCGGCACCGAGCAAGCCTTCAAGAATTTGTTCTCGCCAAGGCAAGGTTCTGAATATTTCAAATGAGGGAAAAGGTATATGTAAGAAGAAGCCGATTGAAATATCAGGCTTCTTTTCCCGAACCATTTGCGGAACCAGCATCAACTGATAGTCATGAACCCAAATGGTGTCATCATCATCGGCCGCCTCTAATATGGCATCTGCGAATTTTTGGTTTACCTGTTTATAAATATCCCAATTATTGAGTTCAAATTCTGAATACTCTAAAAAGTAATGGAACAACGGCCAAACTGTGCGGTTGCTAAAACCGTAATAAAATCCATCGATTTCTTTCGAAGTTAAATTTACTTTCGAAGAACCATGTTCGCTAAGGGCTTCATCGATTTTAGGTGAAAGTTCTTCTGGTATTTCTTCATCTGTAAGCCCGCTCCAACCTATCCAAAGACTATCACCCCCTGAATGAACCGATTTCATACCGGTGGCTAATCCGCCAACACTTGGTATTGCAGTAATGTTTCCATTGCTAATTTGTAATTGAACGGGGAGTCTATTTGAGATTATTATAGTTTTGCCCATAAATTGGAATTTTTGTGTTGATTTGAACATTATTTCTCTAAATTTCGGGAAAAAGAAGGGCAATAACAATTCAGTGCCCGTATGAATCAATAATTTTATTGAATGGATAATTTAGACTATGGAATTATAGGGAATTGTAGAAGTGCAGCTCTCATCTCAAAAACTGGTAGTATAGACTGGTGCTGTTTGCCCGAATTCGATTCTTCATCGGTTTTCGCAAAATTGCTTGACGAAGAAATTGGAGGCAGCTTTAGCTTCACCGTTAACGAAAGTTATGAAGTAAAACAGCAATATATAGAACATACCGCATTATTACTGACTTCCTTTTCTGATGGGGAGAATGCTTTTGAGGTTTATGACTTCATGCCTCGCTATCACAATGTTGAAGGGGGCTATCATGCCCCACCTGAAATCGTCAGATATATAAAATTGATATCGGGCAGACCAAAATTTGTGGTAGACTATAACCCCAAATTAGAGTATGCCTTAGGTGAGACTAAAACATATGTGAAACATAATTTTGTTGCAAGTCTTACCCATGCCGAAAAATTTGATACGGTATTTTTATATACCTCGTTCAATAAGAATGCAGTAGTAGAAGGTCGAGAGATAGAGATTTGTGAAGACGGTTATTTTCTTATGGGTTATAATGAGAAAATATTTCAACCAAATACCGAGAAAATGTATTTGGAGATGGAACGTACAAAAGTGTATTGGTTGAATTGGAGCAACAATACACCGACCTATAGAAAGTATAATGCAGAGATTAGCAGAAGTGCTATTACCTTGAAACTTTTGAGTTACGATAAGTCGGGGGCTGTTTTGGCTGCGGCGACCACCTCTCTACCGGAGACTATAGGTGAAGTAAGAAATTGGGACTATCGTTTCTGTTGGATTCGTGACGCCTCGATGGTGGTAAAAGTTGTTTCTGAATTGGGCCATAAAAATATAGCCCGGCGTTATTTGCAGTTTATCATTGATTTGATTCCTGATAAGGATGAGAAGCTGCAGATCATGTACGGCATTAACAAAGAAAAAAACCTGACGGAAGAAACCTTAGACCATTTAAGTGGCTATAAAGGTTCAAAACCCGTTCGTGTTGGTAATGCGGCATACGTACAGCGTCAAAACGATATCTACGGAATTCTGATGGATGTAATTTATGAACAATTGGATAAATTCAGCACAGATATTGAGAACGGGGAGGAAATCTGGACGATTACCAAAGGTATTGTTTGGATTGTTGAAAAGCATTGGAAGGAAGCTGATAAGGGTATTTGGGAGTTTCGTTCTGAAGACAAACACTTTACTTTTTCAAAAGTATTATGTTGGACGGCCATAGACCGTGCAATTAAGGTGGCCAAAATCTTCAATAAACACCATAAAATTGATAAGTGGAAGCCCCTCCGTGATGAAATATGGGCAGATATTTATGAAAATGCTTGGAACGACGAGGTTCAGGCTTTCACACAATCATATGGTTCAAAACACTTAGATGCTTCGGTATTACTGATGGAATCTTATGGCTGTATCGATGCAAAGCACGAAAAGTTCATAAGTACAGTTGAGGCGATTGAAAAAGAGCTTAGTAATGACGGCCTTTTATACCGTTATAAAAACGAAGATGATTTTGGATTGCCCTCTTCTTCTTTCACCGTTTGCACCTTCTGGTTTGTAAATAGCCTGTTTAAGATTGGGCAGGAGGAAAAAGCTATGGAATATTTCGATAGATTGTTGAGTTATAGCAATCATCTAGGCTTATTCAGTGAAGATATCGATTTTGAAAGTAAAAGGCTATTAGGAAACTTTCCACAAGCATATTCTCACTTGGCCTTAATAGAATGTGCCATTAATTTTTCTAAGAAACATAGCGAAGAGAAAATATTGGAGTCTATGCGAGAGTAGAGCTTTATTTTGTTAAAAGTGATACATAAAAAAACCGCCCAATGGGCGGTTTTTTTATGCCTAAGCACAAGAAACACATATTTGAATTAGTCGAACGAATAGGTGTTGTCAGATGAAACCTTATCTGCTATCTGGGTTCGTAGGGCAACCACATTGGGGTTGTTTGTATATTTAGTGAACCTTTTAAGCCCCATAAGCATCATTCTTTGCTCGTCTCCTTCAGCAAAAGAGATAATTGCCTCTTTTCCTTTTCTGATAACGGTTTCGGTAGCATTGTATAAATAGAGTTTGGCCATGGCGATTTGAGTCGCTTGTGCCTCTTCGCCAAAACGTTTTGCATTTTTTTCCGTTCTTAAAATGGTGCTTTCTGCCATATACACTTCAATAAGAATATCGGATGCGGCCAACATCAACTGTTGATGGTTCTCCAATTCGGGACCGAATTTTTGAACAGCGCTTCCGGCTACCATAAGAAAGACCTTTTTTAATCTGGAAAGCAAATCTTTTTCCTCTGAAAAAAGTTCAGAAAAATCCGGAGTATCGAAAGAAGGTATACCCATAAGTTCATCGGCGACGGCAGTTGCCGGGCCCAATAGGTCTACATGACCTTTCATAGCCTTCTTGACCAACATTCCTACTGCTAGCATTCTGTTGATTTCATTGGTTCCTTCATAGATTCGGGCGATACGCGCGTCACGCCAAGCCTTTTCCATTGGTGCATCGGCACTGAAGCCCATACCTCCATAAATTTGAACACCTTCATCGGTGGTTTGCTGTACATCTTCAGAAACCGCTACTTTCAAAATAGAACATTCGATAGCGTACTCTTCAACTCCTTTTAATTCAGCTTCTTGATGTGAGTTTCCTTCCGACTGACGAATCTCGATTCTATCCTCTATATTTTTCGCAGCTCGGTAACAAGCCGATTCACCAGCGTAAGCATTCACGGCCATATCCGCGATTTTAGCTTTAATTGCACCAAAATTTATAATCGGGGTTTTGAATTGAACTCTTTCATTGGCATACTTGACACCTTCGGTTACAACGCGTCGCTGTGCTTCTAGACAGGCAGCTGCCAACTTAATTCTACCCACATTAAGAGCGTTCATGGCGATTTTAAAACCATTGCCTCTTTCAGAAAGCATATTCTCAACTGGCACTTTGGTCTCGTTAAAGAAAACTTGGCGAGTAGAGGAGGAGTGTATACCTAATTTCTTTTCTTCTTCTCCTAAGCTTATTCCATTTTTAGGATCGTTTTCGACGATGAACCCTGTAATATTCTTATCATCTTCTATTCGAGCGAATACAATAAACAGGTTACAAAATCCGGCATTCGAAATCCACATTTTCTGCCCGGTAATGCTATAGTGCTTACCATCTTCGGATAAAACAGCTTTAGTTTTCCCAGAGTTCGCATCAGATCCCGCCCCGGGTTCTGTTAAGCAATAGGCACCGAACCATTCACCGGAAGCCAGTTTTGGCACATATTTGAGCTTTTGCTCTTCCGTACCGTACAGGGTAATTGGCATCGTTCCGATACCGGTGTGTGCCCCAAAGGCGGTACTGAACGAACCAGTAGCCCCAGAAATATAATCACAGACCAACATGGTAGAAACAAAACCCATTCCCATACCACCGTAAGCTTCTGGTACGGCGACGCTTAAAAGGCCCAACTCACCGGCTTTACGCATACACTCTTCGGTATAGGCATAATCTTTTTTCTCAAAACGTTCCCAATGGGCCCAAAGTTCACGATCAACAAATTCTTTGGTGCTCTCACGCATCATGCGTTGTTCTTCATTGAGGTCTTCTAAGGTGAAAATGTCTTCGCATTTAGTCTCCTTGACCAAGAATTGCCCTCCTCTCAAAAGGTTATCTTTTTGAATTGTTTCAGTACTCATGTTGTTGTTGTTAGTTTAAGTATTAAGAAAATCTGTAGGTAGCCTAGCTCCTATACGATCATTCAATTTTTGATAGTAAACAAGACTATTTCAAAAACTCGAAAATTCCAGCGGCACCTTGCCCGGTACCCACGCACATAGTAACAAGTCCATGCTTGCCTTGCATGTTGCGTTTTCGCATTTCATCGAACAGTTGAACAGAGAGCTTACCCCCTGTACAGCCGAGTGGATGGCCCAAAGCGATTGCACCGCCGTTTACGTTAACAATATCACCATTCAAGCCAAGTTCACGAATGACGGCTATTGATTGTGAAGCGAATGCTTCGTTCAATTCAATAAGTTCAACGTCGCTCTGCTTGAGACCGGCCTGATTCAATGCCTTTGGAACTGCCTTAACGGGGCCTATACCCATTATACGAGGCTCGACACCGGCAGCGGCATAACTGACCAATCTCGCTTCTGGTTCTAAGTTCAGTTCTTTGACCATTTCTTCACTCATCACCATAACAAATGCGGCACCATCACTTGTCTGCGATGAATTTCCTGCCGTTACACTTCCATTTGCCGCAAAAACGGGTCTTAATTTACCAAGCACTTCAAGGGAAGTATCGGCACGTGGCCCTTCATCTTTGGTGACCGTATATTTTTTTGTTTCTTTCTTACCTTCATTTACATAAGTCTGCTCAACTTCAATAGGTACAATTTGATCTTGAAACCTATCTTCCGCTTGTGCTTTCAAAGCTTTTTGATGTGAGTTGAACGCAAACTCATCTTGATCTGTTCGTGAAACTTTAAATTCTTGGGCTACAGCTTCAGCAGTGTTTCCCATTCCCCAATAATAATCTTCGTGACCCGATTTGACGAGGTCATAGTTCAATTCGGTCTTAAAACCTGTCATGGGAACGGAGCTCATACTTTCAACGCCTCCAGCGATAATACAATCGGCCATTCCTGATTGTATTTTGGCGGTAGCGATACCTATCGTCTCTAGTCCCGACGAACAAAAACGGTTTACGGTAACACCGGGAACATCCACAATATCTAGGCCCATAAGAGAAATTAACCTTCCCATATTAAGACCTTGTGATCCTTCGGGCATGGCATTACCTACAATAACATCATCAATTCTCTTTTTGTCAAAATCAGGTAATTTACCCATCAAATATTGAATGGTTTCTGCTGCAAGTTCATCTGCTCTCTTAAAGCGAAATCCTCCTTTACCCGATTTTCCAACTGCAGTTCTATATCCTTTTACTATATATGCTGTTCTCATTTTTTTAGTTTCTAAGTGGTTTTCCTGTTTTCAACATATGTTGTATCCTTTCCAACGTCTTTCTTTCTGTACATAGAGATAAAAATGCTTCTCGTTCTAAATCAAGAAGGTATTGTTCATCGACCATAGTCGGCTCTGACAAGTCACCACCTGCCATTACATAGGCAAGTTTATTGGCGATTTTCTTATCATGTTCGCTAATATAGTGGCTTGCCTCCATCGAGTCGGTACCGACTAAAAACATACCCAATGCTTGCTTGCCGAGCACTTTAATATCTTTTCGCTTCACTGGTTGGGTATAACCCGATTCTGCCATCAATTTAGCGTGTGCTTTCGCTGTGGCGATTTGCCGGTCTTTGTTTACTACCACAATATCTTTGCCTTTTTGAAGAATGCCCAAATCGTATGCTTCGTAGGCGGAAGTAGATACTTTTGCCATACCGATGGTCAAGAAATATTCTTGCAAAACGTTTAACTCAACATCGTTTTTCTTGAATGTATCTTGGGCACGAACTGCAAACTCTTTTGAGCCTCCACCACCAGGAATCACTCCTACACCAAATTCGACCAAGCCGATATAGGTCTCGGCAGCTGCCACAACTTTATCGGCATGTAAGGAAAGTTCACAGCCTCCACCTAGCGTCATCCCATGAGGAGCTGACACCGTCGGAATAGAAGAGTAGCGCATACGCATCATCGTATCTTGAAACATTTTGATAGCCATGTTCAATTCATCGTACTCTTGTTCAACGGCCATCATAAATATCATTCCGATATTCGCACCTACTGAAAAGTTGGCTGCCTGATTACCTACCACTAAGCCTTGGTAATCTTTTTCTGCCATGTCTAGGGCTTTGTTCAAGCCCGACAATACATCACCACCAATGGTGTTCATTTTAGACTGAAATTCAACATTTAAAATGCCGTCACCTAAATCTTCTACAACAACACCATTGTTTTTGAAAACCTCTTTCGATTCTCTAATATTGTCAAGAATAATGAATGCATCCTGACCAGGTACTTTTTGCATGGCCTTCTTCGAAATGTCGTAGAAATAAGTAGCACCATCTTTTACGGAATAAAATGAGTCGATGCCCGCTGCTTTCATTTCTTCGACCCACGCTGCAGCCGTTTGGTTTTCATTCTTTATAAATTCTAAGCCCTTATCGAGCCCAACGGCATCCCAAATTTGAAATGGGCCGTGTTCCCAGCCGAAACCGGCCTTCATGGCATCATCTATTTTGTAGAGTTCATCTGAAATTTCAGGAATTCTATGCGAGACATAAGCAAAAAGTTGACCAAAGCTCTTTCTGTAAAACTCTCCTGCCTTGTCTTTGCCACCTGTCAAAACGCTAAAACGGTCGATTACCTTATCTATCGTTTTAGTCAGCTCTAAAGTTGCAAACTTGGCACTTTTCTTTGACCGATAGTCCATAGTATTTAAATCCAAGGTCAGAATCTCGGTCTTTCCATCTTTACCTTTGGTTTTTTTGTAAAAGCCTTGGCCTGTTTTACTTCCCAACCATTTGTTTTCCATCATGGTATCGATAAAGTTGGGTAGTTTGAAAATTTCGTGGCGCTCGTCACTTTTACAATTTTCGTAAATTCCATTGGCTACATGCACCAAAGTGTCTAAACCAACAACATCTACGGTTCTAAAAGTGGCAGATTTTGGTCTGCCGATAACCGGCCCAGTTAGTTTGTCGACCTCTTCTACCGTCATGCCCATATCTTTTACCATATGAAAAAGACTCTGAATGCTGAAAATGCCAATTCGGTTTCCGATAAAAGCGGGAGTATCTTTGGCAACAACCGATGTCTTGCCTAAAAATTTCTCACCGTAACTATTTAAGAAGTCAAGAACCTCGGGAGATGTTTTAGGACCTGGAATAATCTCAAAGAGTTTTAAGTATCTCGCAGGGTTAAAGAAGTGTGTGCCACAGAAATGTTTCTGAAAATCATCACTTCGACCTTCAGACATAAACTTTATGGGTATACCTGACGTGTTAGATGTTATCAGTGTACCCGGAGTACGATGTTTTTCAAGGTTTTCAAAAACCTTCTTTTTAATATCTAATCGTTCGACTACTACTTCGATGATCCAGTCTACCTTTGATACCTTAGCGATATCATCTTCAAGATTGCCGGTTGTAATTCTCGACGCGAATTTTTGATGATAGATAGGCGAAGGCTTAGATTTCAGGGCCGCTGTTAAAGATTCGTTTACTAAGCGATTGCGAACCACTTTATCATCTAGGGTCAACCCTTTCTTCTTTTCTTTTTCGTTCAATTCTCTCGGAACGATATCTAGGAGAAGAACTTCGACTCCTATATTGGCAAAATGGCAGGCGATACCGCTTCCCATAATTCCGGATCCTATAACCGCTACTTTATTAATGTGCTTGTTCACTGTTCAATATTATTTATAGGTTAAGTGGTCAATTTGTTTTCTGACCGTTGATCGCATTATCACTGGTTTGAATGTTCTTTTCTGAAATCATTTCGTTTATCGAGCTCATTACAATAAAGAAACCCTCTAAATTTTCTTCGGAAACCTTTGAACGTATCGTCTCGTTAAAACGCAGTACCACATTCTTTGAATCTGTTCGTTTTTCAAGGCCGAAATCCGTCAGGTGAATTAAAACTCCGCGACCGTCATTTGGGTTGGGTCTTCTCTCGATTAAACCCTGCTCTTCCATTCTTTTCAAAATACGGGAGAGACTAGTGGCTTCCATACCCATTTTCGGGCCCAACGATGTTGAGGGTGTACCTGTTTTTGGGTCAATACTCAACAAGGTAAAACCGACCGCCATGGTAGAACCGAACTTTTTAGCCTCTTCGTTGTACATTCTAGCAACGGCCTGCCATGTAGCACGTAGTGCATAGTCAATCGTAATCTCTTTCATCGGTTGGAGTTAGGTATTCCAAATATAAGAAAAATTTATTATGCATGCATAATAAATAATCAAAAAAATGATTAGTTCATAGCACTGGTTTAATCTCTTTAGGCATTGAGAAGGTTAGTGTTAAAATCTGGTATGCAAATGGTTGGGCTCAATAGCTGTTATAATTTTTTATCTAGTAACCGTAGATATCGTTGTAAAGCTCGATATATTTTTCTTTCACAATCTTTCTTCTCAATTTCATGGTAGGGGTAAGGTGCCCGTCACTGATGCTCCAAATATCAGGAGTAAGTCTGAACTGTTTTACTTTTTCCCACTTGGCAAATTTTTCATTGGCCTCATCAACTTCTATTTGATATTGCTGCAATACTTTTTCGTTAAGTACGATATCAGAATTTTCAGGTATGGTAATATTCTGTTGTTTAGCCCATTCGTTCAAGTATTCAAAATCGGGCTGAATGATGGCAGCGGGCATTTTCTCACCTTCACCGACCACCATAATCTGCTCAATAAAGCGAGATTGTTTAAAACGGTTTTCCAATAGTTGGGGAGCAACATATTTACCACCCGAGGTTTTGAACATTTCCTTTTTACGATCTGTTATCTTCAGAAAACCATCTTGATCAATTTCGCCGATGTCGCCTGTATGAAAATAACCATCGATAAGAACTTCAGCAGTTTTTTCGGGGTCGTTATAGTAGCCCATCATTACTTGAGGACCTTTGATACAAATTTCTCCGTCTTCAGCAATTTTCACCTCAGTTCTATCTATCGGAATACCGACAGTACCGATTCTAAAACCTCCGTCACGCATATCGTTTACCGAAATCACCGGTGAGGTTTCGGTAAGTCCGTAGCCCTCCATAAGACCAAATTCCGCAGCATTAAAAATACGGGCCAATCGTGGTTGCAAGGCTGCACTGCCAGAAGCGATAAGGCTCAAGTTTCCGCCAAGACCTTCTTTCCATTTACTAAAAATAAGCTTACGGGCCAGGGCAAGCTTTTGCTCGTACCACCATCCGTTTTTTCCATAAGGTTCATACGCAAGACCTATGTCGATGGCCCAAAAGAACAGTTTCTTCTTTATACCGGAAAGCTCGCTACCTTTCGCTAAAATTTTGTCATATACTTTTTCAAGCAAGCGTGGAACAGCGGTCATCACATGTGGGCCGGTTTCCTTAAGGTTTTCACTGATTTTATCTAGAGATTCTGCATAGTAAATGGTCACCCCCCGAAATTGATATAGGTATATAAGCATGCGTTCATACACATGACATAAAGGAAGAAAACTAAGTGATTTTGTTTTTCCATCGAGAATAGGAAAGCGTTTAGAGCTCTCTAAAGCGTTGCTTACCAAATTTTCATGAGAAAGCATAACCCCTTTTGGTCTTCCGGTAGTACCTGAAGTATAGATTAAAGTGGCCAAATCAGATGCCTTGACATTATTTTTCAATGTCTCGACTTCTTTTTGATTTGATATGTCGGCCCCAAGGTCTAAAACTTCGCTCCAATTCTTGCATGAGGAAAGTTTGTCAAAAGAATAGACCTCTTTCAGATGTGGAACTTGATCTCTAATCGACATAACCTTATGGTAAACCTCTTCACATGAGACAAAACAATACTGCGCCCCAGAATGGTTGAGTACGTAAGCATAATCTTCTTCTGAAATTGTCGGGTATATAGGCACATTTTGCGCACCTAGTTGTAAGATTCCGATATCCATAACG
This window harbors:
- a CDS encoding putative MFS family arabinose efflux permease, with product MKPKKHILPIIIIAQFACTSVWFAGNSIVNELAQVTGFGSELVGYILSSVQFGFILGTLTFALLTIADRFSPSKVFLVCAILAAGSNILLLVGDISKIGLLGARFGTGFFLAGIYPIGMKIAADYYEKGLGLAMGYLVGALVFGKSLPYFIKSLQWGNYESVVQATSIFTILGGVLLWLSVPDGPFRKKGKKLRLKAGPELFKIINFRKAAFGYFGHMWELYAFWGFLPFAISTFNSISGEALYVPFYTSLLIAAGGLGCIIGGYFSITHGSKQVAFLTLLVSGLCCMFSPIFYHLPAYLYLTLFALWGFMVAADSPQFSSMVASAVPVDLRGTALTLVNCLGYIISILSIELISLLSKTFRAEYAFVILAIGPIFGLIHLRNHK
- a CDS encoding trehalose 6-phosphate synthase /trehalose 6-phosphatase, whose amino-acid sequence is MGKTIIISNRLPVQLQISNGNITAIPSVGGLATGMKSVHSGGDSLWIGWSGLTDEEIPEELSPKIDEALSEHGSSKVNLTSKEIDGFYYGFSNRTVWPLFHYFLEYSEFELNNWDIYKQVNQKFADAILEAADDDDTIWVHDYQLMLVPQMVREKKPDISIGFFLHIPFPSFEIFRTLPWREQILEGLLGADLIGFHTYDYERHFLSSARRLLGLEVSFNDIHLDDRVIKVDSFPMGIDYKKFNEAAKKNESTTSDNQSELQQRLYKHKSADPEAKFFLSIDRLDYTKGIAKRLNAFEYFLNKYPEYKEKVRLIILAVPSRSNVPQYQLLKREIDELVGRINGEFSTVSWTPIWYFYRSMPFENLIDLYTTCDIAWLTPIRDGMNLVAKEYIATRTDQTGVLILSEMAGSANEMNEALLINPNNFEQTADALREAITMPKEEQQERNTVLQKRLARYNVEKWANDFMDSLLNQKGKDFSHVARKLSVDLMNTIVDDYKVSNKRLLFIDYDGTLAGFHKDPQKASPDEELYKLLDSISSQENTEMFLISGRDKETFTKWFLPKKYNMIVEHGVWISRGGEEFKMLEKVKKDWMEKILPVLESFVDRTPGSFIEEKNYSLAWHYRNTDPDFGQKRATELNTVLTSLIGTDDLSVLNGNKVMEIKSSNVNKGRAAMRMYAEQNYDFVFAIGDDWTDEFMFMELPKDSITVKVGRQKTNARYYVESVKNVRALLNRFIY
- a CDS encoding GH15 family glucan-1,4-alpha-glucosidase, producing MDNLDYGIIGNCRSAALISKTGSIDWCCLPEFDSSSVFAKLLDEEIGGSFSFTVNESYEVKQQYIEHTALLLTSFSDGENAFEVYDFMPRYHNVEGGYHAPPEIVRYIKLISGRPKFVVDYNPKLEYALGETKTYVKHNFVASLTHAEKFDTVFLYTSFNKNAVVEGREIEICEDGYFLMGYNEKIFQPNTEKMYLEMERTKVYWLNWSNNTPTYRKYNAEISRSAITLKLLSYDKSGAVLAAATTSLPETIGEVRNWDYRFCWIRDASMVVKVVSELGHKNIARRYLQFIIDLIPDKDEKLQIMYGINKEKNLTEETLDHLSGYKGSKPVRVGNAAYVQRQNDIYGILMDVIYEQLDKFSTDIENGEEIWTITKGIVWIVEKHWKEADKGIWEFRSEDKHFTFSKVLCWTAIDRAIKVAKIFNKHHKIDKWKPLRDEIWADIYENAWNDEVQAFTQSYGSKHLDASVLLMESYGCIDAKHEKFISTVEAIEKELSNDGLLYRYKNEDDFGLPSSSFTVCTFWFVNSLFKIGQEEKAMEYFDRLLSYSNHLGLFSEDIDFESKRLLGNFPQAYSHLALIECAINFSKKHSEEKILESMRE